ATTACTTTAtactttgacattttaaatcgATCTGAGATGAAAAAAGCCACAAAACGAAGTGTCACTAACATAAAAGTCCACGAAAAATACGATCCAAAATACAAATCAATACAGGGAAACGACTTGGCACTGCTCAAACTAAACAAACCCTTAAGCTTTCATAACAAGAAAATTCAACCAGCAGTTTTAGCTGATCCAAAAGTCGATTACACCGATAAATGGTCAGAACTTGCTGGATGGGGTCATACCGAGTATAAAACTCTAAGTGAAGAACTTCGTTTCTTTCGTTCACAAATTTTGGATGATCAGGATTGTAAAGATATTTTGATCGATTCGACGCATGATTTGACTCCTGACAAGATTTTATGTCTTTGGGTCGATGAAAATGCATTTCCAACTCCTTCGGCGTATAAAGGAGATTCTGGAGGACCAGTTTATCTCAATGGAACTAATACGCTAGTTGGAATTATAAGTTTTGTTTATCGACATGACACGAAACCCACTTTTAATGTCCGTATCGCGAATTATATTGACtggattaagaaaaatatgaaataacgAAAGGACCCGTAAACTC
The sequence above is drawn from the Culicoides brevitarsis isolate CSIRO-B50_1 chromosome 1, AGI_CSIRO_Cbre_v1, whole genome shotgun sequence genome and encodes:
- the LOC134838392 gene encoding mite allergen Der p 3-like — translated: MEHQLKIIFLFFASILTFGEASHSRLPRMINADFAKRGQFPSAVLFQGKTWWKQNTCGAVVIDKNYVLTAAHCVTSLKPKDITLYFDILNRSEMKKATKRSVTNIKVHEKYDPKYKSIQGNDLALLKLNKPLSFHNKKIQPAVLADPKVDYTDKWSELAGWGHTEYKTLSEELRFFRSQILDDQDCKDILIDSTHDLTPDKILCLWVDENAFPTPSAYKGDSGGPVYLNGTNTLVGIISFVYRHDTKPTFNVRIANYIDWIKKNMK